Part of the Sulfobacillus acidophilus DSM 10332 genome, GATGCTTGACCCTCACCGCCGTATGCCGCTGGTACGGCCCTGCCTTGATTGGAGCGAACGGCGATACCATGTAGCGGGCCAAATTGGCCGCGAGATGGCCGCGTGGATGTTTCGTCACGAGTGGATCCTTCGCGGCCCAGCAGACCGTGCGGTGTTCCTTACCGAGGAGGGGCGCCGAGCTCTAGCCGAATTGTTTCATTTATCCTGGCCGCCGAGCCCCTAGATGCCACCGGCAGATTCCAAATGGAGGAGGCATCAGGAGGGCGGGGTGTCCACTCATACTTCGGGGGCGGACGTATCGTCGTCCTCCAGTTAAATCTCCCGGTCATCAAGAAAGGACAACATTTTGGGTTTCATGTTCAAATTACTACATAATTAGCCAAATACCTCCTCCTCGAGCCGTTTGATAATTGCGGCTCCAATACACGTAGGAACTACGGGAGTGGAAACTCGTGCTGTCAAAGCCTGCAAGCGGCAGGGCATGATCCGGACGCGGGTTATGCCTTGACGGATCAGCCAATTGAAGATGCCTAGGCTAGGCCTGGAGTAATGTCCATCGGTCCCCGTTTTGGCAATGACCGCTGGCGATATGCTCGACGACCAGACCAACGGCAGCCGTCGTAGCGCTCATTCGCTTCCCCAACGAATGGCTCGGGAAATCTCCACCTGTGACCGAACCAGTAAACCATAGGTGTCGAATGATGTCGATTATTTCGGTCGGAACCGAAACGTTCTGATGGTAGAGTCTCCTGGCACGGGCCGTACGCAGGCGAGGTAACTTTTGGGGAATGAATAGACCCTGAGGGCCGTGGGTGTGCCATAATGCCGCATATGCAAAGGGAGAGATGAAGTGAATGAACCGGGCCTTTATCCCGCGTAATTTGCGTTATCTCCTGGCCGCGTTCGCTCTCAGTAATTTGGGGTTATGGAGTTTTACCATTGCTGCCCCTTGGGTTTTATATAATCGCTATCATTCGGCGATAGGGGTCGCGGCGGGGTACGTCATGACGTTTGCGCCGCAAGTCCTCTTCACGGGCGTTGGTGGACCTCTAGCAGATCACTGGCCGAGGGGTTCGTTGTTAATGGTGAGCGACGGGTTTAGTGCGATCATGCTGGGGCTCGGCAGCGCGATCACTGTCGACCATGGCCCGCCTGCCGTGTTATATGGGCTCATCTTTGCCGTGGCGAGCGCGCAAGCAATCTACCATCCGACCTTTCAGGCGGTATTACCCGAGACCGTGAATGGGGATCCCGCGTTAATGGCTTCTGCAAGCAATTGGATGCAAGGCGTACAAAATGTGACCATGGTCGCGGGGCCGTTATGGGCCGGCGTCGGCATTGGAGCCATGGGCGTTACCGGGGTGTTCATGGTCACGGGACTGCTGTTTCTCGTGGCTGTGGTGCTGAATCTGCGGATTCGAGGCTTATCGGAGCCGGTGGGTTCACCGTCCAAACCATCCTCCCGATCGCCGGCCGTGACTGGCGTTTGGCAAGGGTGGCGGTTTGTGCGCCGCCATCGGGGGTTATGGTGGGGTTCCCTCTTTTTCGCTGCCGTCAATATCGGAGCCGGGGCCATCGAAAGTTTGTTGCTGTTTTTTCTGCGGCATCATTTGGGGTTCCGTGCCTCGATGGTGGGGGTCATGTACGCTGCGCAGGGCATTGCCTCGATCGGGGCGATGCTGGTAACCCCTCGACTCAGTAAACGGTGGCGTCCATTAGTACTGATGGTGAGCGCGAGTCTGGTGATGGTCGTCGGCGATCTGATGATTGGTTTGGGGCAATGGCCGCCCATCGTCATCGGTGGGGTTATGCTGGTTCAAGGTAGCATTGCTGTAGCCGCGACGCAATGGTTTACCTACCGGGCCTTAGTGACTCCCTCTGATCTTTTAGGGCGTGTCGTCGCCGCGACGCGCACGATTGCCTATTTGCCGTTGCCCTTGGCGACATTGGGGGCGGGCTTGGTGGCGAATCGGATTGGGGCCGACCGGGTTATTGTCGACGCGGCTCTGGTGACACTGGTGGCTGTGATCGGAGTGGGCGGCCTGTTGCTAAGGCAGGACTCACTCTATGCTGTTTCGGTCAGTAAACGCGCTGATTAACCGGATCCATCGGGATTTTGGTCATTCGGGGTTTTGTGGGTCGGGCCATGCGGCGTCGTGTTTAAAAATTGTCGGCGCGCGAAGAGGCGGATGGCTGGGATTTTCTGTGAGTGCTCGCACACCGATACCGTCACGGTCAGATGTGTCACCGTCGGTGGTGGCCACGCCAGCCCGAACGGAAACGCCTTGGCCTCAATCGGTCTGCAAACTCTTGCGTGTTGCGCGGGCTGTTTCCGGCATTGGTTGTGTACGAACTGACCTGAGGACGATTCAGGCTCAGGTTCTGCAATCCCTGCGAGGGTTCGTGGCGTCGTTTACCCCGTCGCGTGGTCGCGGAGGTTCCTATGAGACCATATAAATTAACGCCAAGCACCATGGATTGTGGGAAAATTATGCGGTTGGTGCAACCCTTTCTTTACAGTGCCAGGATAGCGAGAATAAAGGAGTGGTAAGATGAACCATCCGCGCTCGTCGGCCGTTCGCTTAGCCATCGGTTGGGTGACACTCTTTCTCATCGGGACGGACTTGTTTGTCGTATCCCCCCTGTTACCGCCAATCGCCCATCAGTTTACCCAAACGCCTGCGACAGCCGGGTGGATGGTG contains:
- a CDS encoding major facilitator superfamily MFS_1 (PFAM: Major Facilitator Superfamily~InterPro IPR011701~KEGG: bcg:BCG9842_B4370 transporter, major facilitator family~PFAM: Major facilitator superfamily MFS-1~SPTR: Transporter, major facilitator family), with the protein product MNRAFIPRNLRYLLAAFALSNLGLWSFTIAAPWVLYNRYHSAIGVAAGYVMTFAPQVLFTGVGGPLADHWPRGSLLMVSDGFSAIMLGLGSAITVDHGPPAVLYGLIFAVASAQAIYHPTFQAVLPETVNGDPALMASASNWMQGVQNVTMVAGPLWAGVGIGAMGVTGVFMVTGLLFLVAVVLNLRIRGLSEPVGSPSKPSSRSPAVTGVWQGWRFVRRHRGLWWGSLFFAAVNIGAGAIESLLLFFLRHHLGFRASMVGVMYAAQGIASIGAMLVTPRLSKRWRPLVLMVSASLVMVVGDLMIGLGQWPPIVIGGVMLVQGSIAVAATQWFTYRALVTPSDLLGRVVAATRTIAYLPLPLATLGAGLVANRIGADRVIVDAALVTLVAVIGVGGLLLRQDSLYAVSVSKRAD